ATCTTCCCCTCCCCGTCCACCGTCTTGCCGCCGATGGCGGTCCAGCCGTCGCCTCCGTCGCCGATCCGGCAGGTGACCTCCCCCTGGACCCGGTCGGCATCGTAGGCGCCCATCGGGAGCCGGAAGGCGAGGGACCCTAGCGTACTCCCGTCCACGGCCGCGTTGATCCTGGGGACTCCCTTCCCCTGGAGGATCCGGCGGAGGAGGGCCTCGGCCGAGGGGCGGTAGCGGCCCGGGTCCCCCCCGGCCGCCCGGAAGGTGGCCCGCATGGCGGCCACCTCGGGGAGGCGGGCCACGCCTTCCAGATCCAGCGCGCCCTTGATCCGCTCCGCGCACGCCTCGAGGGCGGAGGTCAGGTCGGGGGCCTCGCGGGCAACCGCCAGGCCCTCCAGGAGGGCGACGCCGAGGGCGAGGCCCGGCACGCGCGCGAGGAGCCCCGGCGCCAGCCGGACTGTCGGTCCCATCAGGCCGCCCGCCCGCCGAGGTATGCCTCGGCCGACCGGAGCATCATCTCCAGGCCGATGGCGAGAGCCTCCTCGTCGAAGTCGAAGCGGGGGCTGTGGTGCGGGGCCGTCAGCCCCCGGGCGGCGTTGGCGGAGCCGATGAAGAAGTAGCAGCCGGGAACCCGGTGCAGCACGTAGGCCATGTCCTCGGCCCCCATCCCCGGGGGATGCTCCACCACCCGCTCCTCCCCCACCACCTCCGCCCCGGCAGCCGCCACCAGGCGTGCGAGGTCGGGGTGGTTCACCGTGACCGGGTAGCGCTGCTCCACCTGCACCTCGACCGCGGTCCGGGTGGCCTCGGCGATCCCCATGAGGAGCCGCCGGATCCGCACGGGAAGCTCCTCCCGGAGGGACGGGTCGAGGCAGCGGATGGTCCCCTCCATCGTGACCTCGGACGGGATCACGTTGAAGGTTTCCCCGCCGTGGATGCTCGCCACCGTAATCACCGCCGGCGTAACGGGATCCACCTCCCGCGCCACCAGGGCCTGCAGGGCCAGAACCATCTGCGCGGCGGCCACCACCGGGTCCACCGCCAGGTGGGGCTGGGCGGCGTGCCCGCCGCTCCCCCGCACGGTGACGCGCAGGCGATCCGCCGACGCCATAACGGGGCCGGGCCGGACGCAGACCGTCCCCACGGGATACTCGTTCCAGAGGTGGAGGGCGAAGGCGGCGTCCACCGGCGGATCCTCGAGAATCCCCGCCTGGAGCATCGGCAGCGCCCCTCCCGGGCCCTCCTCCGCCGGCTGGAACATCACCTTGACCACGCCCGGGAGGCGGTCCCGCCGGCCCGCCAGGAGTCTCGCCGCCATCACCCCGATGGCGGTGTGCCCGTCGTGCCCTCAGGCGTGCATCACCCCCGCGACGCGGGAGGCGTAGGGGGCGCCCGTCGCCTCCTGGATCGGCAGCGCGTCCATATCGGCCCGCAGCAGGACGGTCCGGCCGGGCCGCCCCCCCCGGATGGTGGCCACCACCCCGGTCCCGGCCACACCGGTCTTGAGCGCGATGCCGGGAACGGCCAGCTGCTCCGCCACGGCCGCCGCGGTCCGGGTCTCGGCAAAGCCGAGCTCCGGTTCCTGGTGGAGGCGGCGCCGGAGCGCGACGAGGTCAGCCCGGACGGCGGCCACCTCCGGCGAGAAGCGAGGCGAGGACTTGGGCACCGGGGACTCCTGCGCGCATCCGGCGAGCGGCTCTGCCTCAGAAGAACTGGGTAAGGCGCTGGACGGCGTCGATCCGGGCCTTCAGGGCGTTGGCGGCGCGGCGGGGATCGGGGGCACCGGTCACCGCCCGGCCCACGATGAGGCGCTCGGGGCGGAACCGGAGGAGCTGCGGCATGACGACCGGCTCCAGGTCGGCGGCGATGGCGACCGGCCGCTCCCCTGCCTCCCGGACCGCTGCGACCGCCTCCAGGTCCAGGTCCGCCCGGCCCGCTTCCCGCTGCGCCACGTGGAGGAGGAACGCGTCCGGCTTGGCGCGGGCCAGCCGCTTCGCCCGCTCCGCCGCATCGGGCAGGCCGGTCAGATCCACGAGGAGCCGGACCTGCCGCTCCCGGGTGGCCGCCCGGAGGCTCCGGAGGGCGTCCACGGGGAGGTCTCCCCCCACCCGGAGGACCTGGGCGCGCCCCGCGAGCGATTCCAGGAAGGCGCCCCCCGCCTCGGCGCCGGGTGGGGCGGCGACACAGACCGGCTTGTCGGGATGCCGGACCCGGAGGGCTGCAGCCGTCTCCAGGATGGCCTCGCCGCCGGCCCCCGGGAGGCCGAACGCGTCGGCGTACTCCCCGAGCAGATCGGCCAGGCGGAGAGCCTCCTCCGCTGCCTCGGGAAGGTCCAGCTGGAGAAGCGTGCCCGCCACGGGCTCAGGCCTTCGCGGGGCCGGACTTCAGCGCGTCCTGCAGGGCCTCGATGCCGGCCTGGGCCACCTCCCGGTCCTCGTCGGGAGTCCCGCTGCTCACGCCGATCCCGCCCACGATCTGCCCCTCCACGAAGACGGGGAGGCCGCCGCCGAAGATGACGAAGCGCCCCTGGTTGCTGGCGTGGATCCCGAAGGCCGGGCCGCCCGACTGGGCGACGGGCCCGTACTCGTGCGTGGCCTTCCGGGCCCCGGCCGCCGTAAAGGCCTTGTTGATGGCGATGTCGATGCTGGTGATCTTCGCCCCGTCCATCCGGTGGAAAGCGAGGAGGTTCCCCCCGTCGTCCACGACGGCGATGTCCATCGGGACCCCGAGCTCCCCCGCCCGCCGCTCTGCCCCCTCGAGCAGGCGCTTCGCCCCCTCCAGGGTCAGGCGGACGCCACTTCGCACCACCGGCATCTCGGCTCCCCTCACTCCCCCTGCCGCTCGAGCCAGCGCTCGGCGTCCATGGCCGCCATGCATCCCATGCCGGCCGCGGTCACCGCCTGCCGGTACACGTGGTCCACCACGTCCCCCGCGGCGAAGACCCCGGGGACGTTGGTCATGGTCCCCTGCGTGACCCGCAGGTAGCCGAGCGCATCCATCGTGAGCTGCCCCCGGAAGAGACCCGTGTTGGGCGAGTGGCCGATGGCGATGAAGAGGCCGTCCACCTTGAGCTCGGACCGCTCCCCGGTGTCCGTCCGCTTGAGGCGCACCCCCCGGACTCCGTGGCCCTCCTTGCCGAGGACCTCCTCCACCACGCTGTTCCACTGGAAGGTGATGCGGGGGTTCTTCTGGGCCCGCTCCGCCATGATCTTGGAGGCCCGCAGCCTGTCCCGCCGATGGATCACGGTGACCTTGGTGCAGAGCTTGCTCAGGTAGAGGGCCTCCTCCATGGCCGAGTCGCCCCCCCCCACCACGGCCACCTCCTGGTCCTTGAAGAAGTAGCCGTCACAGGTGGCGCAGGTGGAGACGCCGCGGCCCATGTACTGCTGCTCGGAGGGCACCCCCAGGAGGATGGGGGAGGCGCCGGTCGCGATGATCAGGGCCCGGCACCGGATGGTCCCCTCGTCGGTCTCGATCGTGAAGGGGCGTCGGGCCAGGTCCACCCTGCTCGCCGTCGCCCCCAGGAAGCGGGTGCCGAACCGCTCCGCGTGCTTCCGCCAGGTCTCCATCAGCTCGGGCCCCATGATGCCATCGGGAAAGCCCGGGTAGTTCTCCACCATGGTGGTGGTGGTCAGCTGCCCCCCCGGCTGGGCGCCGGCGATCACGAGGGGGGCCAGGTTGCCGCGGGCGGCGTAGAGGGCCGCCGTGAGCCCCGCCGGGCCCGAGCCCAGAATGCACACCTTGCCTTCCATGCCGATCCCCCCTCCGGAGGGCGCCAGCTCCGCGGGGACCTCCCCCCGCGACGGCCGCGCTGCCACCCCTTAGGATGCCGCGCCGCCCCCCGGCGTGGCACGAGGAGCGGCCGTCGTAGTCTTTCGGATTGCCCGGAAATTGTCAAGGAGGCGAGGAGGAAGGGGGCAAAATGCCCGGGCGGCGCCGTGGGGTGCGCCGCCCGGGCGGGAGGGTCTACGGAGTGGAGATGCGGGCGAGGGCCGTCGGCGCCGCCGGGCCGAGAGCGGCCAGGACCCGCGCCTCGAGGCCGCGGATGTCCGCCGCGCCGGCAGCGAGATGCTCAGGGGCCTGTCCCGCGACCGTCCGCGTCAGGAGGAGCGCCTCCCCGTCGCGCTCGGCGAGCAGGGTGACGGCGGGCGCGCCCGGGGCCTGGAGTGAGCCGATCACCCGATCGCTCCCATCGGGCTGGCGCAGGGTCAAGCGATCCACCAGGGCACCGTCCCGGAAGCGCTCCACCGTCATCTCGGTGGCTCCCTCCCGGTGGCGGATCGTCTGGACGACGCGATCCCCGCCGACCTGGGCCGTCTTGATGAGCGGGTCGCTCTCCCCCTTGGCGGCGGGGTTCTTCCCCTGCCAGAACTCGATGACGTTCAGCACCACGAAGTCCACCAGCCCAGCCAGCCCGTACACCGGGACGATGACGAACAGCCAGGTGACGGCGCTGCGGATGTACTTGTCCTTCACGCTGCTATTCGCCTCGTAGACGTTCCGGACCAACTGGAACCGGCCGTAGCAGGAGGTCGCCAGCGGCAGTAGAGCCACGAGGAGCGCCACGGCCACCCACCGGATGATTGGTCTGCGGTGCATTTTCCCCCCCTGTGTGGAAGTGAAGGCCAGCACGCCAGCCACGCGGCCGGGTTTGTCCCCCACGCTCCCGGCCCGGCGACCCTGTCACCGCCGCATGCGGACAGGGCCATGCGAGGGCCGTGCCACCAGGCTCGCCCCCTCAGGCATGCCGCGGCTACAATACCGCGCACCCGCAGGCCGAGCAATGCCTTTCCGAGTCCGGGTCTCGTCCCCCCGATCGGCTAGCCGGGCGCTGCCCAGCCCGCCGCCCGCGTGACCGCCCGGCGCCAACCGGCGTAGAGCGCCTCCCGCTCCCCGGCCGCCATCTTTGGCTCAAACCGGCGCTCCACGCCCCAGTTCTCCCCGATCTCTTCCAGGCCGGCCCAGTACCCCACGGCTAACCCCGCGAGGTAGGCGGCGCCCAGGGCCGTCGTCTCGGTGACCTTCGGGCGGATGACCGGTCGGTCCAGGATGTCGGCCTGGAACTGCATCAGAAAGTCGTTCCGGGCCGCCCCCCCATCCACCTTGAGCTCAGCCATCCGGATTCCGGCGTCCCCCTCCGCCGCCTCCACCACCTCCCGGCTCTGGTAGGCGATGGCCTCCAGGGCCGCCCGGACGACATGGGCGCGGGTTGTCCCGCGGGTCAGGCCCAGGATGGCCCCCCGGGCGTACGGGTCCCAGTGGGGGGCCCCCAGCCCGACAAAGGCGGGGACAAAGTAGACGCCCCCCGTATCCGGCACCTGGGCGGCGTAGTGCTCCGACTCGGCCGACGCGTCGATGAGTCTCAGGCCATCCCGGAGCCACTGGACCGCGGCGCCGGTGACGAAGATGCTCCCCTCCAGCGCGTAGGCGGGGGTCTCCCCCACCGTGGCCGCCATCGTGGTCAGGAGCCCGCGGGTCGAGGTGGCCGGCTTCTCCCCCGTGTGGACCAGGAGGAACGAACCGGTCCCGTACGTATTCTTGGCGAGGCCCGGCCCGAAGCAGGCCTGGCCGAAGAGGGCCGCCTGCTGGTCCCCCGCCGCCCCGGCGACGGGGATCTCCGCGCCGAGCAGGTCGCGCGGGGTCCTCCCGTACACCTCGCTGGAGGGCCGGACTGCCGGCAGGGCGCGGCGCGGGACCTCCAGGAGGGCCAGCAGGTCGTCGTCCCATTGCCGGCTGTGGAGATTGAAGAGCATGGTCCGGGAGGCGTTGGTGGGGTCGGTCACGTGCGCCGCCCCCCCGGTCAGCCGGAAGATGAGCCAGGAGTCGATGGTCCCGGCGCAGGCGTCGCCGCGCCGCGCCCGCTCCCGCAGGCCGGGCGTGTGCTCGAGCAGCCAGGCCACCTTGGTCCCGGAGAAGTACGCATCCAGGACCAGCCCCGTCTTGCCGCGGATGGCGGCCTCGTGACCCGCCGCCTTCAGGCGCGCGCACATGTCGGCGGTCCGCCGACACTGCCAGACGATGGCCGGGGTGAGCGGCCGGCCGGTGCTCCGGTCCCAGAAGAGGACCGTCTCCCGCTGGTTGGTGACGCCGAGCGCGGCCACGGACGCGGGCGGGATGGCGCCCTGCTGGAGCGCCTCCCGGGCCACGGTGAGCTGCGTCTCCCAGATCTCCTGGGGGTCGTGCTCCACCCACCCGGGCCGCGGGTAGTGCTGGGGAAACTCGCGCTGGGCGAGACTCGCCACGCGCCCCTGCCGGTCGAAGCAGATGGCTCGACAGGAGGTGGTCCCCTGGTCCAACGCCAGGATGACCGGCTCGCGCACGCTCCCCCTCCTCCCCCCCCGGTCCGCCGGCTACTTCTCGGTCTCGATCAGCCCCTTCACGAACCAGCGCTGCATGAACAGGATCACCGCCACCGGCGGCAGCATCGCGAGGATGGTGCTCGCCATGATGATCTGCCAGTCGGTCTGGGCATCGCCCGTGCCGATCATCTTGACAATCCCGATGACCACCGTCTCCATGCTGCGGGTGGTCGTGATCAGCAGCGGCCAGAGGTACTGGTTCCACCCGTAGATGAACAGGATCACAAACAGGGCCGCGATGTTGGTGCGCGAAAGCGGGATCACCACAGCCCAGAAGAAGCGCAGGGGCCCCGCCCCGTCGATCTTCGCCGCCTCGACCAGCTCGTCGGGGATCGTCAGAAAGACCTGTCGGAAGAGCAGCGTCGCCGTGGCTGACGCGATGAGGGGAATAATCAGTCCCGCGAAGCTGTCGACCATGCCGAGATCCGCCACCACCTTGTAGGTCGGGATAATCCGCACCTCCACGGGAAGCATCAGGGTAATGAAGATCATCCAGAAGAAGAACATCCGCAACGGGAAGGCGAAAAAGGCCACCGCGTACGCCGAGATCAGCGAGATCGCGATCTTGCCCACGGTGATGCCGAGCGCCATGACCAAACTGTTGAACATCAGCGCCTGCACGGGGACGGACGTGACGCGTTCACTCGACCCGCGCGTCCAGGCCTGCCAATAGTTGTCCAAGAGGTGCGGCCCGGGAACCAGCGGCGTCTCTCCCCGGGCAATGGTCCCTCCGTCGTGTGTCGAGCCGATCAGCGCGAGATAGATCGGAAACGCGAAAATGGCGACGCCGATGACCAGGATGACATGGGGGATCCAGTTGGTGGGACGCTGGCGGGTCCGCATCAATAATGGACCCTGCGCTCGATATAGCGGAACTGGATCGCGGTGAGGATGACGACCACCAGCATCAAGATCACCGACTGCGCCGAGGATCCGCCAAGGTCCAGGTTGATGACGCCATCCGTGTAGACCTTGTAAATCAGGGTCTCGGTCGCCTTGCCCGGCCCGCCGCCGGTCAGCGCGTGGATCACGCCGAAGGTGTCGAAGAACGCGTAGACCACATTGACTACGAGGAGAAAGAAGGTGGTGGGCGAGATCAACGGGAAGGCGATGCTCCAGAACCGCCGGGCCGGGCCGGTGTCAAGGGATGCCGCCTCGATCACGGAGGGGGGAATGGCTTGCAGGCCGGCGAAGAAGAACAGGAAGTTGTAGCTCACCTGCTTCCAGGACGCGGCGAGGATGACGAGGAGGAGCGCCTGGTTGCCATTGAGCTTATAGTCCCACGCGATCCCGACCTGGCGCAGGCGGCGGCCAAGCAGGCCAATCGAGGGATGGAAAATGAACAGCCACAGGCTCGCAGCCACCGCGGGGGCCACGGCGTACGGCCAGGTCAGGAGCGTCCTATACGTCGTGGCTCCGCGGATCCCCGTGTCCGCCACCACCGCGAACAGGAGCGCGGCGCCCATCGAGAGTCCCGTCACCGCCGTTGAAAAGATGAGCGTGACGCGGAACGAATCAAGATAGAGCGGGTCCGTCAGCACCACGGTGAAATTCTCGAGCCAAACGACTTGGGTGCGGAGGCCAAAGGGGTCCTGGAGAAGGACGGACTGGTAGACCGCCTGGCCGGCCGGCCAGAGGAAGAAGACCAGCGTCACCGCGATCTGCGGCGCCAGGAGGAGGTAGGGCAAGACCTTGTTGGGAAAGATGACGCGCCTGCGCATCCGGTGCTCGATGTCTCCGCGGGCTCCCCTCAGGCCACGACAGCGCGCGGCGGTCCAGCTCGGGGACGCGAACGGCCCCCCTCCACGTGGGAGGGACGCGCTTGCGCTGGCAATCCCTTACGGGCGGTTGGCCCGCTCGAAGTTTCGCAGGACGGTGTTCCCGCGCTGGACGGCGCTGGCCAGCGCCTGCTGGGCCGTTTGCTGCCCCTGGAAGGCCTTCTCCAGCTCCTCATAGATGATGGTGCGGATCTCCGGCATATTGCCGAGCCGCAAGCCCCGCGAGTTCTCCGTGGGCTCTGTCCGCGTTAACTGACGGTAAGGAATATCCGCGCCCGGGTTCTGCGTGTAATAGCCGGAGGCCTGCACCCGCTCAAACCCGCCCATCGTGATCGGCAGGAACCCGGTGTCGGTATGCCACTTGGCCACCACCTCCGGCCGGCTGATGAAGCGGAAAAACTCCGCCACGGCGCGGTACTCCTCCGCGGTCCGGCGCGGCGCGGTCATCACCCAGAAGCTGGCCCCGCCGATGATGGAGTTCTTCGGCGCGCCCGGCGTGCCTTCATAGTACGGCAGCATCGCGACACCCCAGTCGAACTTCGCCTCGCGGATCACGCGAGCGCGATAGCCGGACGAGGTGTGGATGATGGCACACTCCCCCGACACAAACAGCGCCTCGGGCGCGGTGTCACGCCCGCCGTATTTGTAGGAGCCCTCTTTTTGCATGTCGATCAGCGTCTGAACATGCCGGACGTGCAGGGGACTGTTAATCGAAAGCTCGGCGTCCATCCCGTCCATGCCGTTGGCCCGCGTGGCAAGCGGCACATTGTGGATCGCGCTGAACTGCTCGAACTGCGTCCAGGTCCCCCATGCCGCAGTAAATCCGCACGGGGTCGCATTGGCCGCGCGAATCTTCCGCGCCGCTTCCCGCAGCTCGGTCCAGGTCTTGGGGGGGCTGTTGGGATCCAGCCCTGCCCGGCGGAACGCGTCCCTGTTGTACCACATGACGGCCGTCGAACTGTTGAACGGCATCGAGAGCATCCGGCCGTCCGAAGTGCTGTAGTAGCCGCGGACCGCCGCGACGTAGACATTGGGATCGAAGGGCACGCCGGCTTCGCGCATGAGCTCATGGACCGGTTTGATCGCCCCCCGGGCGGCCATCATGGTGGCCGTGCCGACCTCGAACATCTGGACGATGTGCGGCGCGTTGCCAGCGCGGAAAGCGGCGATCGCGGCCACCATCGTGTCGGGGTAGCTTCCCTTGAACGTGGCGTTTACGCGGTACTTGGTCTGCGACGCGTTGAAGTCGGCGGCGATCTGGTCGAGCATCCCTCCGAGGGGCTGGGTGAGCCCGTACCAGAACGTGATCTCCGTCGCGGCCTGGGCCGGGGAGAGCCCGCCAGCGATCACGAGGCCCGCAAGACCGGCAAGGAGCCAGCGCGCGTACCGTCTCGTCCGCATCCGTACCCTCCTCCTCCAAAAGGGGAAACGCCTGCCTCGGATCCTCCGGGGGGCGGCCCGCACCCCGGACTACAGGGGAAGCTCCCGGCCGACCTTCTCCCGCAGGGCCTTCCGGTAGACCACCGCGGCGACCGCCATATCCTCCAACGCCAGACCCTGCGACTCGAAGAGGGTGATGTCTCCCGGGCGCTCCCGGGCCGGGATCTTGCCGGCGACCACCTCCCCCAGCTCGTGGACCTGGTCCCAGGACAGGAGGCCCCGATCGATGGGGGCGATCAGGTCGCCGCATTCGATCCGGGCCTGCTCCTTGCTGTCCACCACGACGAGCCGGGACGCCATCACCGCCGCCTCGTCGATCTCTTGCTTCTCCGCAAAGTTGGAGCCCGCGGCGTTGACGTGGGTGCCCTGCTCCAGCCACCTCCCGTCAAAGACAGGCGCCTTGGCCGTGGTCATGGTGGTGACGATGTCCGCTCCCTCGACCACGACCCGCGGCTCCGGGGCGGGCCGGACCGGTACCTGGAGCGCCGCCTCCATCTCGC
The Candidatus Methylomirabilis sp. DNA segment above includes these coding regions:
- the trxB gene encoding thioredoxin-disulfide reductase codes for the protein MEGKVCILGSGPAGLTAALYAARGNLAPLVIAGAQPGGQLTTTTMVENYPGFPDGIMGPELMETWRKHAERFGTRFLGATASRVDLARRPFTIETDEGTIRCRALIIATGASPILLGVPSEQQYMGRGVSTCATCDGYFFKDQEVAVVGGGDSAMEEALYLSKLCTKVTVIHRRDRLRASKIMAERAQKNPRITFQWNSVVEEVLGKEGHGVRGVRLKRTDTGERSELKVDGLFIAIGHSPNTGLFRGQLTMDALGYLRVTQGTMTNVPGVFAAGDVVDHVYRQAVTAAGMGCMAAMDAERWLERQGE
- the glpK gene encoding glycerol kinase GlpK — its product is MREPVILALDQGTTSCRAICFDRQGRVASLAQREFPQHYPRPGWVEHDPQEIWETQLTVAREALQQGAIPPASVAALGVTNQRETVLFWDRSTGRPLTPAIVWQCRRTADMCARLKAAGHEAAIRGKTGLVLDAYFSGTKVAWLLEHTPGLRERARRGDACAGTIDSWLIFRLTGGAAHVTDPTNASRTMLFNLHSRQWDDDLLALLEVPRRALPAVRPSSEVYGRTPRDLLGAEIPVAGAAGDQQAALFGQACFGPGLAKNTYGTGSFLLVHTGEKPATSTRGLLTTMAATVGETPAYALEGSIFVTGAAVQWLRDGLRLIDASAESEHYAAQVPDTGGVYFVPAFVGLGAPHWDPYARGAILGLTRGTTRAHVVRAALEAIAYQSREVVEAAEGDAGIRMAELKVDGGAARNDFLMQFQADILDRPVIRPKVTETTALGAAYLAGLAVGYWAGLEEIGENWGVERRFEPKMAAGEREALYAGWRRAVTRAAGWAAPG
- a CDS encoding phenylalanine--tRNA ligase beta subunit-related protein, with protein sequence MGPTVRLAPGLLARVPGLALGVALLEGLAVAREAPDLTSALEACAERIKGALDLEGVARLPEVAAMRATFRAAGGDPGRYRPSAEALLRRILQGKGVPRINAAVDGSTLGSLAFRLPMGAYDADRVQGEVTCRIGDGGDGWTAIGGKTVDGEGKILLADAAGPFGSPYADALRTAVTGETHRLLQIVFAPPGLPGGRLEEAVAFTAATIVSHCGGGVAARGVV
- a CDS encoding DUF3332 family protein → MHRRPIIRWVAVALLVALLPLATSCYGRFQLVRNVYEANSSVKDKYIRSAVTWLFVIVPVYGLAGLVDFVVLNVIEFWQGKNPAAKGESDPLIKTAQVGGDRVVQTIRHREGATEMTVERFRDGALVDRLTLRQPDGSDRVIGSLQAPGAPAVTLLAERDGEALLLTRTVAGQAPEHLAAGAADIRGLEARVLAALGPAAPTALARISTP
- the ugpA gene encoding sn-glycerol-3-phosphate ABC transporter permease UgpA, which translates into the protein MRRRVIFPNKVLPYLLLAPQIAVTLVFFLWPAGQAVYQSVLLQDPFGLRTQVVWLENFTVVLTDPLYLDSFRVTLIFSTAVTGLSMGAALLFAVVADTGIRGATTYRTLLTWPYAVAPAVAASLWLFIFHPSIGLLGRRLRQVGIAWDYKLNGNQALLLVILAASWKQVSYNFLFFFAGLQAIPPSVIEAASLDTGPARRFWSIAFPLISPTTFFLLVVNVVYAFFDTFGVIHALTGGGPGKATETLIYKVYTDGVINLDLGGSSAQSVILMLVVVILTAIQFRYIERRVHY
- the ugpB gene encoding sn-glycerol-3-phosphate ABC transporter substrate-binding protein UgpB yields the protein MRTRRYARWLLAGLAGLVIAGGLSPAQAATEITFWYGLTQPLGGMLDQIAADFNASQTKYRVNATFKGSYPDTMVAAIAAFRAGNAPHIVQMFEVGTATMMAARGAIKPVHELMREAGVPFDPNVYVAAVRGYYSTSDGRMLSMPFNSSTAVMWYNRDAFRRAGLDPNSPPKTWTELREAARKIRAANATPCGFTAAWGTWTQFEQFSAIHNVPLATRANGMDGMDAELSINSPLHVRHVQTLIDMQKEGSYKYGGRDTAPEALFVSGECAIIHTSSGYRARVIREAKFDWGVAMLPYYEGTPGAPKNSIIGGASFWVMTAPRRTAEEYRAVAEFFRFISRPEVVAKWHTDTGFLPITMGGFERVQASGYYTQNPGADIPYRQLTRTEPTENSRGLRLGNMPEIRTIIYEELEKAFQGQQTAQQALASAVQRGNTVLRNFERANRP
- a CDS encoding heme-binding protein, producing MRSGVRLTLEGAKRLLEGAERRAGELGVPMDIAVVDDGGNLLAFHRMDGAKITSIDIAINKAFTAAGARKATHEYGPVAQSGGPAFGIHASNQGRFVIFGGGLPVFVEGQIVGGIGVSSGTPDEDREVAQAGIEALQDALKSGPAKA
- the ugpE gene encoding sn-glycerol-3-phosphate ABC transporter permease UgpE; protein product: MRTRQRPTNWIPHVILVIGVAIFAFPIYLALIGSTHDGGTIARGETPLVPGPHLLDNYWQAWTRGSSERVTSVPVQALMFNSLVMALGITVGKIAISLISAYAVAFFAFPLRMFFFWMIFITLMLPVEVRIIPTYKVVADLGMVDSFAGLIIPLIASATATLLFRQVFLTIPDELVEAAKIDGAGPLRFFWAVVIPLSRTNIAALFVILFIYGWNQYLWPLLITTTRSMETVVIGIVKMIGTGDAQTDWQIIMASTILAMLPPVAVILFMQRWFVKGLIETEK